A stretch of DNA from Leucobacter luti:
GCGGCGGCACGGTGACGGACACCGAAATCGACGAACTCTTCGTGGTGCTCTCAGGCTGGGCGACGATCGAGCTGCTGAGCGAGCCAGACACGGCACCCTCGCTCGACCGCACGGGTGATCCGCGCACTGTCGAGGTGGGCCCTGGCGACGTGATGCGCCTCGTCGCCGGCACGCGCACGAAGTGGACTGTTCCAGACCACATTCGGAAGATCTACATCGCAGCGGAGTAGACGCCGCTCCCGGCGCCACCCGACCGGCGCCAGCCGGGTGCACTTCGCTCCACCCGCAGCGTGAGCATTCACGTGCGGCGGTGGGACACACCAATGGAACGCGATACCGCACGCCGGGCCGGTGCATGCAGATCAAAACTGGGAGCGCGGGCGGCTGAGTGTTGGCTGTAAGATAAACGCTTGGTCGCGCGGCCTCGGGGCGGACGCGCAGCACGCTCGGAGTCGACCGCCCCATCGAAGGAGCCAGCATGGCCCTGCCCTGGAAACTGCACGGCGACGGCAAGACCGTTTCTCCCGACGCGATTGTGCTTCCCGACGAGCGCCTGAGCTGGGGTCGCACGTTCGGCTTCGGCGCACAGCACGTCGTCGCGATGTTCGGCGCCACGTTCCTGGTGCCCCTGATCACGGGCTTCAGCCCCACGGCGACCCTGTTCTTCTCCGGTCTCGGCACACTGCTCTTCTTGGTCCTCACCGGGAACCGCCTTCCGAGTTACCTGGGGTCATCATTCGCATTCATTGCCCCGATCCTCGCGGCGACGGCTGGCGGCAATGATCTGGGCCGCGCATCGTTCGGCATCCTGGCGATCGGCGTGCTCATGGCGATCGTTGGCCTCGTGGTGCACCGTTTTGGCACCGGGTGGATCAACGCGCTCATGCCTCCCGTGGTGATGGGTGGAATCGTCGCGCTCATTGGGTTCAACCTGGCACCCGCCGTGCGCAACAACTGGACGGGCAACCCGGGCGCGAATCCGGACGTGGACCAGGTGCTCTCCTCCTGGGTAGCGCTGGCGACGCTGCTCGCGATCCTGCTGATCACGGT
This window harbors:
- a CDS encoding cupin domain-containing protein, producing the protein MSARAAETELPEGLNAVVRAASVPVALDAVATDDVVAGSPEQGFVELGSIAGVGAGIWELRGGTVTDTEIDELFVVLSGWATIELLSEPDTAPSLDRTGDPRTVEVGPGDVMRLVAGTRTKWTVPDHIRKIYIAAE